The sequence TGCTGGCGTTCAGCACCACGCGACGACGGGGATAGTCGAGCACGACATGCGCCCAATCGTCGGCCTTGGCCCCGTCGCGCAGGGCGCCCAGGCTGGCGGTGACGTCCTGCGGCAGGCCGAACAATTGCAGAGCCTGGTCGACGAGGTGCGGGCCGAGGTCGAACCAGACGCCCGAGCCCGGGCCGCCGCCCTCGCGCCAGCGGTCCCTGACCTTGGGCCGGAAGCGGTCGAAGTGGGATTCGAAATGGACGACGCGGCCGACGGCGCCCTCGGCGATGGCCTCTCGCACGGTGAGGAAATCGCTGTCCCATCGGCGGTTCTGGAACACGGAGAGCAGGCGGTCCTTCCGCCGGGCAAGGTCCAGCAGCCTTCGGGCCGAGGCGAGGTCCAGGGTGAAGGGCTTGTCCACCACCACAGCCTTTCCGGCCTTCAGCGCCGCTGTGGCCAGGGGTTCGTGGGTGTCGTTGGGGGTGGCGATCACGATCAGGTCGATGCGCGGATCGGCGAACAGGGCCTCGGGCGATACGGCGATCTCGGCCGCCGGCAGTTCGGCGGCCACGGCCTCGCGGCGGCTGGTGCTGACCGCGAACAGGCGGAACTCGGGCCGGGCGGCGAGCAGGGGGGCGTGAAACACCCGCCCGGCCAGGCCGAAGCCGATCAGTCCGACACCTATCCTGTCGTCCGCCATGTCCGCCTCACTGGTCGCGCGCCGGAGCCAAGCGCAAGGCCATCCCTGCTGCAAGCCCGATCGGGCTTTGGATCAGTCGGCGAAGGGCTTGGCTATGGTTGTCATCAGGGCGGCGGCCAGCCCGGAGACCAGGATCACGGGGGCCATGGCGATGGCCAGGCCCGAGGCGCCCACGCCCAGGGCGACGAGCTGGCCGGCGGCGAAGGGGCCGACGATCGAGCCGATCCGCCCGACCGCCACGGCCGACCCGGTGGCGACGCCGCGCGAGGCGGATGGGTAGTACATCGGCGTCACGCCATAGAGGCAGTACTGGGCGCCCAGGATGCAGAAGCCGCAAGCGCCGGCGCAGGCCAGGACCAGCGGCAGGCTGTGGGCCGCCGCCAGGCCCAGCAGCGCGACGATCAGGCCGGCGAAGGCCAGGGACACCGGCCCGCGTGCGCCGCGGCGATCGACCAGCGAGCCCAGGATCAGGGCGCCTGGAATGCTGATCGCGTTGAAGGCCAGGGCCGCCTGGGCCCCGTTGCTGGCGCTGAAGCCCTTGGACGCCACCAGGGTCGGCAGCCAGTTGAGCATCAGGTAGAGGACCAGGAGCGTCAGGCCGAACGTGGTCCAGAGCAGCGCGGTCACGCCGGCCCGGCCCTCGCCGAACAGGGCTTCGGGGATCGACGGCGCGCCGCCGGCGTGATGCTCGGCCTGCTTCCTGCGGGTCTCAGGCAAGGTCAGCAGGAACGGCAGAAGGGCCAAGGGCAGGACGCCGCCGACCAGAAACAGCGCCCGCCAGTCGAGGTGCTGGAAGGCGTAGACGGCGAACAGGCCGGACGAGGCGCCGCCGGCCGGCATGCCGCAGGCCATGGCCGAGACCAGCCGCGCGCGATGTCGAGCCGGGCTGACCTCGATGACGATGTTGATCAGGCTGGGCATGGCCGCGCCGAGGCCGAGGCCGGTCAGGAACCTGGCGGCGACCAGGCTGAGGGCGTCGGGCGCCACGGCGGTGGCCAGGCTGAACAGGCCGAACACGGTCACCGCCAGGCTCATCAGGATGCGGCGGCGCATGTGGTCGGCCAGCCACCCGCCGGCGGCGGCCCCCAGCACCAGCCCGACCATGCCGGCGGTGAACACGTTGCCGAGCGCCGCGGGGGCGAGGTGCAGGGCCGGGGCCAGCTTGGGCGCCGCAACGCCCATGGCCTGGATGTCGTAGCCCTCCAGCAGCGCCACGGCGGCGCACAGGGCGACCACGGGCGCGGCGCGGGCGGGGCTCGCAGGTGCGTCGGCCTTCATGCGGTCATTTCCCCGAAAGCCGCGGCTCTACCCCTCGGGCGGCCGCGGTCAGGCGGGAGAACAGCCGATTCAGCCGGCCTCCGCCAGCGCCATTTCACCGGCCGGGACGGGTTCGCTGCGGCGGGTGATGAAGCCGTAGGCTGCGATCCACAGGTAGCAGACGATCGGGACGGCGAGGAAAGCGGTCAGGCCGAAGGTGTCGGCGACCTTGCCGGAGATCAGCGGCACCACCGCCCCGCCGACGATGGCCAGGCAGAGGAGACCCGAGCCCTGCGGCACTGACTCGCCCAGGTCCTCGATGGCCAGGGTGAAGATGGTCGGGAACATGATCGAGTTGAACAGGCCGATGGCCAGCACCGCGACCGCCGCCATCATGCCGGACGAAAGCCCAGAAGCCGCCGCCAGCGCCGCGGCGCCGAAGGCGCAGAAGGACAACACGGCGCCCGGGCGGACCTTGCGCAGCACATAGGCGCCGATGAAGCGGCCGACCATGGCGCCGCCCCAGTAGAACATCACCAGCTTGCCGGCGATCTCGATCTTCAGCGACAGGGCGTGCGGCGACATCAGATAGCTGGTCATCATCGCCCCGATGGCCACCTCGGCGCCGACATAGGTGAAGATCGACAGCACCCCCAGCATCAGGCGCGGCTGAGCCAGGAGCTGGCGATAGGTCCCGTGCGCCTTGGGCGGGGCGGGCGGCGACTGCTTCAGGAACAGGGCGCAAAGGCCCGCCAGCAGGATCAGGCCGATGGCGATGCCCAGGAAAGGCGCCTGCATGGCGTGGGCTTCGTGGATGCGCAGCTGGCTCAGCACGCTGGCCGGCAGGCTGGCGGCCGGCGGTACCGGCTTGGAGCCCTTCAGCATCAGTTCGGCGCCGATATAGGGGCCGACGAAGGTGGCGAAGGAGTTGAAGGCCTGGGCCAAGGTCAGGCGGCTGTGGCTGTAACGCGGGTCGCCGATCACGGCGGTCAGCGGATTGGCGGCGACCTGGACGATGGTCACCCCGCTGGCGACCACGAAGATCGCGCCCAGGAAGGCCTCATAGACCCCGAGATTGGCGGCGGGGGTGAAGAGCAGGGCGCCGACCGCCGTCAGCACCAGGCCCGCGATCACCGTCTTAAGATAGCCGACCCGGCCCAGCAGCCACGCCGCCGGGAGGGAGACCAGGAAATAGGCGATGAAGAACACGAACGGCGTCAGCGCCGCCTCGGTGTAGTTCAGGGCGAACATGCCCTTCAGCTTGGGCGTCAGGGTGTCGTTGATCACCACCGTGCAGAAGCCGAAGGCGAAGAAAAGGGCCATTGCCAGGGGGATCAGCCGCCGGGCGCCGCCTCCCGAGGCGGAGGACGGAGGGGCGGAAATGACGGCTGCGGGCAAGTCGGGTCTCTCCCTGGGACGGGCGCGCGTTCGCGGCCTGGCCGCTTCGACGCCGCTGCTGTTGTGACAACGCTACCAATATCGGGTCGGGGCAGGGTTGTCACGCCGCCTGGAGCGGAAATTCCGCTGCGTAAGGGTGGCGGGGCGTCAGGCCGTCGCGGCGGCGCCGGTATGTTCCTTGGCCCCCGGATAGGGGCTGGCGATGGCGGCGAGCAGCCGCTCGGCGCTGATCGGCTTGCCCAGATGGCCGTCCATGCCGGCCTCCAGGCAGCGGGCCACCTGTTCGGGCAGCACGTTTGCGGTCATGGCCAGGATCACCGGCCGCCGGGCGCCGAGCTGGGCGGCTTCGCGGATGCGGCGGGTGGCGGTCAGGCCATCCATGTTGGGCATCTGCACGTCCATCAGGATCAGGTCGAACGGCGTGCGC is a genomic window of Phenylobacterium montanum containing:
- a CDS encoding oxidoreductase; protein product: MADDRIGVGLIGFGLAGRVFHAPLLAARPEFRLFAVSTSRREAVAAELPAAEIAVSPEALFADPRIDLIVIATPNDTHEPLATAALKAGKAVVVDKPFTLDLASARRLLDLARRKDRLLSVFQNRRWDSDFLTVREAIAEGAVGRVVHFESHFDRFRPKVRDRWREGGGPGSGVWFDLGPHLVDQALQLFGLPQDVTASLGALRDGAKADDWAHVVLDYPRRRVVLNASMLAAGGVPSFTIHGDQGSLVKQMPDAQEAQYVAGLRPGAPGWGQDPDPLQIWDAEGRRATRPALAGDHGLYYAAVAKALRGQAANPTPAHEVLGVMGVLEAAIRSAASGTTIAIETLLAPAERAWPPLTKELP
- a CDS encoding MFS transporter codes for the protein MKADAPASPARAAPVVALCAAVALLEGYDIQAMGVAAPKLAPALHLAPAALGNVFTAGMVGLVLGAAAGGWLADHMRRRILMSLAVTVFGLFSLATAVAPDALSLVAARFLTGLGLGAAMPSLINIVIEVSPARHRARLVSAMACGMPAGGASSGLFAVYAFQHLDWRALFLVGGVLPLALLPFLLTLPETRRKQAEHHAGGAPSIPEALFGEGRAGVTALLWTTFGLTLLVLYLMLNWLPTLVASKGFSASNGAQAALAFNAISIPGALILGSLVDRRGARGPVSLAFAGLIVALLGLAAAHSLPLVLACAGACGFCILGAQYCLYGVTPMYYPSASRGVATGSAVAVGRIGSIVGPFAAGQLVALGVGASGLAIAMAPVILVSGLAAALMTTIAKPFAD
- a CDS encoding sugar MFS transporter codes for the protein MPAAVISAPPSSASGGGARRLIPLAMALFFAFGFCTVVINDTLTPKLKGMFALNYTEAALTPFVFFIAYFLVSLPAAWLLGRVGYLKTVIAGLVLTAVGALLFTPAANLGVYEAFLGAIFVVASGVTIVQVAANPLTAVIGDPRYSHSRLTLAQAFNSFATFVGPYIGAELMLKGSKPVPPAASLPASVLSQLRIHEAHAMQAPFLGIAIGLILLAGLCALFLKQSPPAPPKAHGTYRQLLAQPRLMLGVLSIFTYVGAEVAIGAMMTSYLMSPHALSLKIEIAGKLVMFYWGGAMVGRFIGAYVLRKVRPGAVLSFCAFGAAALAAASGLSSGMMAAVAVLAIGLFNSIMFPTIFTLAIEDLGESVPQGSGLLCLAIVGGAVVPLISGKVADTFGLTAFLAVPIVCYLWIAAYGFITRRSEPVPAGEMALAEAG